A genomic segment from Chanos chanos chromosome 2, fChaCha1.1, whole genome shotgun sequence encodes:
- the pde8a gene encoding high affinity cAMP-specific and IBMX-insensitive 3',5'-cyclic phosphodiesterase 8A, producing the protein MGCASSIHISDRVVYHSGKESEDSHSPQQTNTTQQSQQPGNPASGLPIKPSSYKTTFTEVQFGPMRLYEDQLQVLLVFAKEDSQSNGFCWACEKANFRCSVARTPESALECFLEKHHDLIIIDHRHSRSFDAEALCRSIRAVNSSENTVIVAVVKRPDREEASVRPLLAAGFNRRYVENASVMACYNELIQLEHGEVRAQFKLRACNAIFTAMEQSQEAIEITSEDHVIQYVNPAYEAFMGYQQGELIGKEILEVPKSEKNKPDLLETINSCIRKGKEWQGLYYAKKKNGDSVQQNVKITPVIGQGGKIRHYVSINRPLDDNNKMDKSSDRVQAESQTDIQSSKHKDRRKGSLDVRSTTSRGSDGSSQRRHSSMARIHSMTIEAPITKVINIINAAQESSPVPVAEALDRVLEILRTTELYSPQLGTKEEDPHTNDLVGGLMTDGLRRLSGNEYIFATKQAHHIPSHLTALLSLNDIPPRVAQTMENEDTWDFDIFNLEAATMKRPLTFLGLKIFSRFGVCEFLNCPEATLRSWLQVIEANYHSSNSYHNSTHAADVLHATAYFLCKERVKQSLDPIDEVAALIAATVHDVDHPGRTNSFLCNAGSELAILYNDTAVLESHHAALAFQITTRDDKCNIFKNMERNEYRTLRQAIIDMVLATEMTKHFEHVNKFVNSINKPLAALEENGGVGDEESVKSVLTSPENRILVKRMLIKCADISNPCRPLELCIEWAGRISEEYFAQTDEEKRQGLPVVMPVFDRNTCSIPKSQISFIDYFITDMFDAWDAFADLPNLMQHLDNNYKYWKGLDERKLHSLRPPPE; encoded by the exons GTACTTTTAGTGTTTGCCAAAGAAGACAGTCAGAGCAATGGATTCTGCTGGGCGTGTGAAAAGGCCAACTTCAGGTGTAGCGTGGCCAGGACACCTGAGTCGGCACTGGAGTGTTTCCTGGAAAAACATCATGACCTCATCATCATTGACCACAGACATTCCAGATCTTTTGACGCAGAAGCACTATGCCG gTCAATTAGAGCCGTGAACTCCTCAGAAAACACTGTGATTGTGGCAGTTGTGAAAAG GCCGGACCGGGAGGAGGCGTCTGTAAGACCTCTCTTAGCCGCGGGCTTTAACCGG AGGTATGTGGAAAACGCCAGTGTGATGGCCTGTTATAATGAGCTGATCCAGCTGGAGCACGGTGAAGTTCGAGCACAGTTCAAACTGAG AGCCTGCAATGCCATTTTCACCGCTATGGAGCAAAGTCAAGAAGCCATTGAGATCACCAGTGAAGATCACGTGATTCAG tatGTGAATCCTGCCTACGAGGCCTTCATGGGGTATCAGCAGGGGGAACTAATTGGGAAGGAGATCTTAGAAGTGCCTAAAAGTGAAAAGAATAAACCCGATCTCCTGGAAACGATTAATTCATGCATACGAAAAGGAAAG gAGTGGCAAGGGCTTTATTATGCCAAAAAGAAGAATGGTGACAGCGTCCAGCAGAATGTGAAGATTACCCCTGTCATCGGACAGGGAGG aaaAATTAGACACTATGTGTCTATTAACAGGCCTTTAGATGACAATAATAAG ATGGACAAGTCCAGTGATCGCGTGCAGGCAGAGTCGCAGACGG acATCCAGTCGAGCAAACACAAGGACAGGCGGAAAGGATCGCTGGACGTGCGTTCCACCACCTCCCGAGGGAGTGACG gaagttCACAGAGAAGACACTCTTCCATGGCAAGAATCCATTCCATGACCATCGAGGCTCCCATAACAAAG GTGATCAACATCATTAACGCGGCTCAGGAGAGCAGCCCGGTGCCGGTGGCTGAGGCTTTGGACCGGGTTCTGGAGATCCTGCGTACCACGGAGCTGTACTCCCCTCAGCTCGGTACCAAAGAGGAGGACCCCCACACCAACGACCTCGTGGGCGGGCTCATGACG GATGGCCTGAGGAGACTGTCAGGGAATGAGTACATCTTCGCAACAAAAC AGGCCCACCATATTCCGAGTCACCTGACCGCACTCCTGTCGCTCAACGACATCCCACCGCGAGTCGCCCAGACCATGGAGAACGAGGACACCTGGGACTTCGACATCTTCAACCTGGAGGCAGCGACCATGAAACG GCCTCTGACGTTTTTGGGACTGAAGATATTCTCGCGTTTCGGGGTGTGCGAGTTCCTGAACTGTCCAGAGGCCACGCTTCGCTCTTGGCTGCAGGTGATCGAGGCGAATTACCACTCCAGTAACTCCTACCATAACTCCACCCACGCGGCCGACGTTCTTCATGCCACAGCCTACTTCCTCTGTAAAGAGCGTGTAAAG CAAAGTCTGGATCCCATCGACGAGGTGGCGGCCCTCATCGCCGCCACGGTGCACGACGTAGACCACCCCGGCCGTACAAACTCCTTCCTGTGTAACGCAGGCAGCGAACTGGCTATTCTGTACAACGACACGGCTGTGCTGGAGAGCCATCACGCCGCCCTGGCCTTCCAGATCACCACACGCGACGACAAGTGCAACATCTTCAAAAACATGGAGAG GAACGAGTACCGCACACTGCGACAAGCCATTATCGACATGGTGCTGGCCACAGAGATGACCAAACATTTTGAACATGTCaacaagtttgtcaacagcatCAACAAACCCCTGGCCGCCTTGGAGGAGAacggg gGTGTTGGAGAtgaggagtctgtgaagagCGTATTAACGTCTCCAGAGAATCGAATCCTTGTCAAGCGCATGCTCATAAAGTGTGCAGATATCTCCAACCCCTGCCGACCGCTGGAGCTGTGCATCGAGTGGGCAGGTCGCATCTCTGAGGAGTACTTCGCCCAG ACGGACGAGGAGAAGAGGCAGGGCCTGCCAGTGGTCATGCCCGTGTTTGACAGAAACACCTGCAGCATTCCGAAGTCTCAGATCTCCTTCATCGACTACTTCATCACAGACATGTTTGATGCTTGGGATG CGTTTGCAGACCTGCCCAACTTAATGCAGCACCTTGACAACAACTATAAGTATTGGAAAGGCCTGGACGAGCGAAAGCTACACAGCCTGAGGCCGCCCCCAGAGTAA